In the Euphorbia lathyris chromosome 5, ddEupLath1.1, whole genome shotgun sequence genome, one interval contains:
- the LOC136230334 gene encoding chaperonin CPN60-2, mitochondrial-like has product MYRFACLASKARLAKNNSQQVSSRLAWSRSYAAKDIKFGVEARALMLKGVEELADAVKVTMGPKGRTVVIEQSWGAPKVTKDGVTVAKSIEFQNRVKNIGASLVKQVANATNDVAGDGTTCATVLTRAIFAEGCKSVAAGMNAMDLRRGISMAVDSVITNLKSRARMISTSEEIAQVGTISANGEREIGELIAKAMEKVGKEGVITISDGKTLYNELEVVEGMKLDRGYISPYFITNPKNQKCELEDPLILIHEKKISNLNAVVKVLELSMKLQRPLLIVAEDVESDALAALVLNKLRAGLKVCAIKAPGFGENRKANMQDLAILTGGEIITEELGMNLEKVGLEAFGSCKKVTVSKDDTIILDGLGDKKAIEERCEQLRSTIELSTSDYDKEKLQERLAKLSGGVAVLKIGGASEAEVSEKKDRVTDALNATKAAVEEGIVPGGGVALLYASKELDKLQTANFDQKIGVQIIQNALKMPVHTIAMNAGVEGAVVVGKLLEQDDADLGYDAAKGEYVDMVKAGIIDPLKVIRTALLDAASVSSLMTTTEAIISELPSNEKEASAGGMEGMGGMGF; this is encoded by the exons ATGTATCGCTTTGCCTGCCTCGCATCCAAAGCCAG GTTGGCTAAGAACAATTCTCAGCAG GTTAGTAGTAGATTGGCTTGGAGCAGAAGTTATGCGGCCAAAGATATCAAATTTGGGGTTGAAGCTCGTGCTTTGATGCTTAAAGGTGTTGAGGAACTTGCTGATGCCGTTAAAGTTACTATGGGTCCTAAG GGGCGAACTGTAGTTATAGAGCAAAGCTGGGGAGCTCCAAAAGTGACAAAAGATGGTGTTACTGTAGCAAAGAGCATTGAATTTCAAAACAGAGTAAAGAACATTGGTGCTAGTCTCGTAAAGCAGGTTGCAAATGCTACAAATGATGTGGCAGGCGATG GCACAACATGCGCTACAGTTCTCACACGTGCAATCTTTGCGGAAGGATGCAAGTCTGTGGCAGCTGGTATGAATGCCATGGACCTAAGACGTGGGATTTCGATGGCGGTTGATTCTGTTATAACAAATTTGAAGAGCAGAGCAAGGATGATAAGCACATCTGAAGAAATAGCGCAG GTTGGTACCATATCAGCAAATGGGGAAAGAGAGATCGGTGAGCTCATAGCCAAAGCAATGGAGAAAGTTGGCAAAGAGGGTGTCATTACCATTTCT GATGGGAAGACATTGTACAATGAGTTAGAGGTAGTTGAGGGAATGAAGCTGGATAGAGGCTACATATCCCCTTACTTTATCACCAATCCTAAAAACCAAAAATGT GAACTAGAAGATCCTCTCATTTTAATCCATGAAAAGAAGATCTCAAATTTAAATGCCGTGGTCAAAGTTTTAGAGTTGTCGATGAAG TTGCAAAGACCTTTGCTGATTGTTGCTGAAGATGTGGAAAGTGATGCATTAGCAGCTCTCGTCCTGAACAAGCTTCGTGCTGGACTTAAG GTCTGTGCAATTAAAGCTCCAGGATTTGGAGAAAATAGGAAAGCCAATATGCAAGACCTTGCCATTCTCACAGGTGGTGAG ATTATAACAGAGGAGCTTGGCATGAACCTTGAAAAGGTGGGACTGGAAGCATTTGGCTCATGCAAAAAG GTTACAGTTTCGAAGGATGACACAATTATCCTTGATGGCTTAGGTGACAAAAAAGCTATTGAAGAAAGATGTGAACAG TTAAGATCCACAATCGAATTAAGTACTTCAGATTATGACAAGGAAAAGTTGCAAGAGCGTCTTGCAAAGCTTTCTGGAGGTGTTGCAGTTCTGAAG ATTGGTGGAGCTAGTGAAGCTGAAGTTAGTGAGAAGAAAGACAGAGTTACCGATGCTCTGAATGCCACTAAGGCTGCTGTTGAGGAAGGAATTGTTCCTG GTGGTGGTGTTGCACTTCTTTATGCTTCTAAAGAGCTGGACAAGTTGCAAACTGCAAACTTTGATCAGAAGATCGGTGTCCAGATTATCCAGAATGCTCTTAAG ATGCCTGTACATACTATCGCCATGAATGCAGGAGTAGAGGGGGCAGTTGTCGTTGGCAAGCTACTAGAGCAGGACGACGCTGACCTTGGATATGATGCAGCCAAAG GTGAATATGTTGATATGGTGAAGGCGGGAATCATCGATCCATTGAAAGTCATTAGAACGGCCTTGTTAGATGCTGCAAG TGTGTCTTCATTGATGACTACAACTGAAGCCATTATTTCTGAGCTTCCTAGCAATGAGAAGGAAGCTTCAGCTGGGGGCATGGAAGGTATGGGCGGCATGGGCTTTTAA